acaaccttacaaatgttaatctcgcaaactccctaattttcgcaggaccatcacatctttctcatgattttagctgacgtcgtttattatatcatttctgaaattgttctgcgacgctgttgtgttgtgttgttgatagtttcgctgagacattattgctgcgagattctgatcctacaatacagatacacaaagaatttatcctcagcagttggaatgttcttagtcctGGGGCTCTCTGCTGTCTCCttagaaatctcagaatcatcatttctggaggaccatcatctctggaagatgcgtctgtggaaacatcctctctagaggaaacatcatcttcagaaaAGCTACGGGACTGAGTCTTCTCtgcaaagttgttgtgacatccatacacgaatttcatcaacacaatggaattaaatCAACGAGacaattatgatgctcatattgacgtctacaaaaatggtaatactcaactcttacctatttacgatttcacgaacttagtgataacaacgtaaaaccccAAATTTGCTCGTTCTATCAAACCTGCAAAAtcgagcataaaacatattattcaagagtcaacactgacttttcgagaaactatgaGCAATTCACATAACCCTCTATGTGGGCactcgctgatttttacgtgtacatacgcTATAAAATCATTGGATTCACACATACACGGTGAATTCACCAATTCATAAATTGCGTGTACTCAAAACTCGATTTCTATTTAATAAGATGTGAATAAGTCACGCGCATAAAAAAAATTTCGCGAGTTAATGAACTAacgtaaataaataaaaaaaatttgagttaacaactcacgtaaaaaaaaaaaaaatttttgctcaatcgagcattcgtCTGTGAAACGAGGGACTTTTCTATTTTTTAAGAACTCTCCACACTTCAAATAAAATTTCGAAAGTTCTCAATtattctatgaattaataatgaacaattattcattttttattactcaatttcatgaactattctccactgaatttcataaattagtaataaatattcagcaatcgggcatctggaccatcactgagtaagccccacaaaaatggtgcgagtgtactcgacaatgatgcacgactgagcacccggatgcacgaacgagcgtccaaaaacatgaaataatgaggaatcctacacaaaaataggagagagaaaataataataaaataatggagaagcgcccatgggccgggcccatgggccggtcccatgctttctccattatttttccttattttattttcataaactcatgaaggtttctccatcttagcgaaattccttattttgtgcaaaacttgtgaattctccatgacatggtggattgaccaaataatattataaaataaggaaaggtgtgcgggaccgggcaacgtaGCCGGCAGGCCATGCCCATGGCCGGtgccacacctcacaatccttggctttttataattattattcccaatctcacgaaactcctccgttttcaacaaaaactcatggattctccatatcttcaaggattctccataacttcaaagattcacgaaaatataatattataaaatagggaaaggtgtgcgggaccgggcaacaaggccagccggccatgccctagctatggtcggtcccacaccttgcaatccctaatctttcataattattatttttctcaactcgtgaaacttCCAAATTTGAGCAaatttcatgatttcttcatgttttctcaaatattgctcaaatcacgaaaaaccaaaagccaacatggtcacacgactagCTAGCCTCCCacaacaattttaaatattaaaacacttttattttaatattttcaaaatattgatgaattgagcatacatgctcattccaccaaaaaatcgagaattctcagtcaagatgaaactcttctgaaaactcacaatattgctcaaacgcgcatcagaaaatactgaaactatcagtatggagacacgaacaccatggaaacacgtgcacgccttcatgaccgacccagagtcattcctagggcttgcacaaatccggtcccacatgttttcataattctgacctaatttgctcaattgctcatactgggcccaaactttctccaaccaactatggattctccaaatgaccaacaactggtcccgtaaACAcgaagagccggtcccatgcccctTGGTCAGTCCcatctctcatacttaggttttaccacctaatgatgaatccatgaatattttcagtaaatggtgaaaccaccatttaatcatcattctttcaccaactctcaaactgagaaccctggtgcgtgctcactcgagcactgggcatcacatgggcgtacatcatcccatgtggtcggcccCTCTTCATTCATGACTAGTTTTCAATAAttcgccaattgatggaggattgatcgaaaattagggtttcgaataaacgctctgtgaaaccatcattctgagaaatttcaaacactaataaatttatgttgatccaccaatcagtataaaaattaattatacaatatttggtaatctaccaatattttaattaatattttattgggtcacgtcaccaataaataattcgtcgaatcgagcaatacttgctcaattgctcgaatattgatcaatattcagcaagtcatcagtaatttgtcgaattgagcaatacttgctcagttcgATGACAGACTataaaaaatcactaatttggtgaattgagcaatgcttgctcagttgctcatcaaatcctcaatattcagtaattcgcataattgagcaatacttgctcagtcgctcgtcagtaattcataagtgaatcaacaatactgacatcccttcagagaactacatgttcaacccatgaatagctgagcattcatcattcatgctcaattcaacgaaactcagactcattatcaacaattgactaatcaaaacacgtctgccctgcagactccacgacttgtgagacatcaatcacgtcacaaatggggggatatcacgtagggttttggtctggaggtctacggcacgtggattcatccacaacgagaaatgtgcgtaagtcgtgtaaacggttgaaggagttagcaaagtagtgggtgcatgatCAAAAGTCTcaacacgacatggaactgactttactacgatctcccactttcccactctttcactcaagaaaccgtcacacttacagggatcaaggtgttcacgactctgagaatataaataagtctctgaaaccatgattgaacagacagactcttgtctacgtagaatttctcgagctatcactctcagtaattcatcaatccataagaacttatcagttcaccattattgcagaaacgttcaacacacccacaatcctcgatcatcactgatcccacacaattctcagcttccctcctacagatcaacccatctccctctttgcgaccgaattgactctggaacggccattgtctaggtttaggccggagtcatacagattgatttcctgtatctaagcaccccctttgaagcggtccatctgtgtgaggattaacatttttcccggttgaggagtctcgacagcgcgctcgactctccactttcccgaaaaaccggcgacccgtttttccccatccacagattggcgaccacagtgggagattaatttctcAGTTGCAATCTCTCATTTTTTCACAATATggtgatcttaggtcaggttcaattACAAATCCCAATACCAACAACGCTAGCACCAGCAACAACAGTGGTGGTACTGCGGAAACCATTCATGCTTCTAATAATGGTGATGACATTACTTCTCATCACACTaatgtcgaaaatcatcctctcttcgggcAGCAtccagaagaaatcagagaaaatccgcctaccataggcgatctcatgaaggtccaagaagttctcgccaagaatcaaactgatatggctgctactcagaaggaactatttaactatctcaaaactctcactgacaagatgtcagacaaaaagtaaaagacaaggaaacatctccaactgctgatcccaaagttattccagtccctgacgatgatgaaacccgcaaagctgcagaacctgaacctgccagtttcatcacccgtgaagacctggaacgttttatggaaaATCGAGGAAGAGGCCATGCACCGTCCatgcaccgtcaccaacctccatatcccgcttctacgcaaagaatccctctcccaaagggttacacttctccaacgttcacactctacaatgggacggggaatgctcgagaacacgtttctcggtTCATGaaagcattaggagaacatgaacataaccatattGCTCGAGTTTTAGGTAAAAACCCTTTGGAAAGATATATCATGATTAGTTCTTCCACCGAAATCGATAGAAAAAACCGTCGATATTTGCTAGGATTGCTTAACGAgtcgtgaatccatgaatatattgtttttgcttcttttcttccattgttgcatgcaaagactagcttttaggttatggcttgaaaaacctttcccttGAATTTCGTAGACATGACCCCCATGAACAAAGTGAAACCGTGTTATGATGTGTGCGAATGAGTGCGGACCCACCATATGCGCTCGATTGAACGTGGACGATGTGCTTGGACTGAAAACCGATCTTGTACCTATTATATTATACATGCCTTATGTCCTGATTAATACCGGcctttgtgacttgatcaataccggacttgaaacttgagcaataccagccttgtgacttgatcaataccagacttgaaacttgagcaataccagccttgtgacttgatcaataccagacTTGAAACTTGAGCAATACCAACCTTGTGACTTCGtcctttgctgacgtggcccaataccagactgGTGACCTTGACCGGCCCTGACTAATACGGATTTGacatttttttttgctcgatcaaaaccaatttattacTCATTATGGAAAAATACAACCAACTAAAGAGTTTACAAAAAAAGAACCACCAAGGCCCAATAAAAtggaaaactcaaaagaaaaaaataatacaaactcaactcctaaagcccaactgtaaAAACATAAGAAAGAAATTTTTATCCAAACCTATAGTAAATTTGCTCAGGTGATTCCAAATCTGGGATGAAACTTGGTTTTGAATTGAAAATGATCTTTCCCCCTCTCACCAATCCTGCACCCTTCTTTGCCATGGAGTCAGCAGAGAAATTTACTTCTCTCAAGCTATGTACAAGTTGGATATTATTCAATAGTTCCTTTATTATCTTCCATCTTACCTGCATGAACCAAGGAAGTCTTCCTGGCATGTATGCACTCACTGCTGCTTTAGAATCAGAGTTAATacatatatcaagcttgttgttctGTATAGCCCATTCAGCTGTGCCTGTAATAGCCATTAATTCTGCAATGTAATTAGTTGCAATTCCAAGGCCAGTAGCTTCAACATATATACAACCTCCCATTTCATCTCTGCAAATAAAACCATATCCTGCTGCACCTGGATTGCCCCTAGATGACCCATCACAACATATGAGTATCTGATTTCTTGCAGGTAAGAAGAAACTCACTTCAATAATTCTTTGAGGCTTTATTGGTTGATGTTTAAGATCAAAATTCTTAAAGATCATGTAATCATAGCTACACTCCCACATAAAGATTTTTATTCTCATTGCACAGTCCTTTGTATACTGTTTTATTCTTCTCTTGAAATTACCCAAGTTTACTTTCTCTTCTTCAAAGCAAATTTTATTCCTTAAGAACCATAGCTCCATCATTGTAATGGAAGCAACCAGTAACCATATATCCTTTACAGCTCCACTTTTATTCTTAGCAAAGTTCATAACATCTTCATATGATTCAGGGTTGCAGAACAAGAAGATACCACCTAGCCATTTCCATATTATCTGACTGAAATTATAAAACCATAATATATGTTCAAGATTATCAGTACCAACACCACACATATAGCACTTTGATGCTAAACTGTAACCCTTGCTTTTCTTTTTTCATCAGTTGAGCAGATACCCCTCACTATCTTCCATACATTGCTTGTTGTTGTTGGATGAAGAGTAGGATGCCAAACATGTCTTGCCCATGTCACTTTATGATAATGCTCTCTAATACATTCAACAGCTGAGTGTACTGTGAATTCACCTGACATAGTTCCAGTCCAAACTCtagtatcttttgtttttgatagaaCAGGTAATTCTTCTACTTGAAAATATTGAAGCATTCTAGAAGGAATCATCCACTCACCAGCAACAATCAACTCCGCAACTTTCATGTTTTTGTTCTTCATCATATATTCATCCTCTTCACAAATCTCATTAAGTGGTTTATCTTTTATCCACGCATCACTCCATACTGATATTTGCTCACCTGAACCAGTGATCCATCTAGTATGTAACTTTACTTCATCTAGTACCCATTTCAAACCTGGCCATACTGAAGACTTTTTATATCCTGAAATCCATTCACCATCTTCCTTTATATACTTTGCTCTCATAAATCTTGCCCATTCAACTTCAGAATTTTGTATCTTCCATACTAATTTCATCAGTAAAGCCTTGTTTATTACTTCCATTCTCCTTATGCCCAAACCACCCTCCTCCATTGGTGAACATGTTCCATTCCACTTTAAAGTTATACATTTTCTCTCATATGGATCCCCTGTCCatagaaaatttcttataagTTTCTCAAAAGTTTTCATTACACTTGCAGGCCACTTATAGACTGACATGTTATAAATGAGAATGCTGCACAAAATTGATTTGATAAGGGTTAGTCTGTCCTTAAATGATAACATCTTCCCAATCCAACCAGTTAGTTTGTTATGTATCATTTCCACCACACACCAAACTGTACTTGACCTCACAGCTCCTGGTTTCAAGATTACTCCCAAATACTTGTCTGGGAATGAAGAAAGATTCATTTGAAGCACATTAGCAATTTTTGGTACTTCCTGGCTTCAGTTACTCCTCTTACAAAAAGCTTGCTCTTCATTTGATTTATGACTTGGCCTGAGGATAATTGATAATCACTTAATAATTTCATCACCTTTTGTATATTCCTTTTATGCCCATTGAAGAAAAGAAAGACATCATCTGCAAATAGAATGTGGGTAGGGTGTACTCCTTTGTAGTTAACCATTGGAGCAATCCTATTTTCCTCAACCATTTTTCTTAAACTCCTGCTCAAAACATCCTCAGCTAATACAAACAAAATtggtgataatggatcaccttgtcttaaCCCTCTACTCACTTCAAAAAAACCAACTGGACCTCCATTCACTAAGACAGAAACTCTAGCTGAAGTGAACAATTGATGTAACCATTTTATGTACTTTTGAGAGAAGCCAAATTTTGCCATaacttcaaataataattctcagCTTAATGAATCATATGCTTGTGTTATGTCCAATTTTAATCCTACATTTCCACCTCTCCTCTTGGTATCTAACTCATTTATCATTTCAGATGTTAAAACAATTTGTTCTTGAATGCATCTGTTTTTTATGAAGGCTCCTTGTTGTTCAGACACTAATTTCTCCATCAACCCATTCATTCTTGATGTCATTATCTTTGTAAATATCTTGAAGCTGAAATTACTCAATCCTATAGGCCTAAATTGAGTTGGTCTTCTAGCACATTTTACTTTAGGTAATAGGAATAGAAAATTAGAGTTGAGTCCTCTTGGAATAATACCTTTTCTCCAACAGTATTGCACAGCTTTTATAACACCTTCTCCAATTATTTCCCAAGCAAACTTGTAGAAAAAACCTGGTAAACCATCAGGCCCAGGTGCACAATCAGCATTTAGAGAAAAAATTGCATCTTTGATTTCCTGGCCTGAAGGAAtgctctctaacatcatgttgtCTTCTGCATTTATAACCTCTGGGATTGTATCAAAAATTCCTTCTATGAAGTTAACTTCCTTGAATTTGAATTTCTCCTTAAAATGATTCTCAAGAGATTTTGCAATCAAAAACTGTTCATTTATGATGgatccatcttcatcttcaagttcAGTTATAGTATTTGCAGCATTTCTAATCTTGATTGAAGTATGAAAGAATATAGTATTAGCTGCAGCCTCTTTTAACCAACTTACTCTTGCCTTCTGTTGCAATATTGAATGATGTTGCCTAGTTAATATCTCTTGTTTTCCTCTTGCCACCACCagattgtttaaaagtgaaatatTACTTGGGTCTTGGTCTGAAAGAATTGTAGCATTCAAAACTTCTTTTTCAGCATCTGCCAATTTGATTCTAACATCCCCAAAGACACTCCAATTCCATTCCTTAATTCTTACTTTcatattctttatttttttcataaaaacaaaaacatgatTACCTTGCAAATCTTCATTCCAAACTTCATTGATTAGTCTTTTGAAATCTTCATGCTCCAGCCAAATCTTTAGAACTCTAAAAGGAATAATTTTAGGTTTAGGCATCATAACACAAGACCCCAAAAGTGGACTATGATCAGATATATTTCTTATTCCAACTTTGTAACACCAAGTAGGATATTTCTCAATCCACTTGACATTATACAAAGCCCTATCCAAAGTACAAACAATTCTTTTTACACCTGCTCTGTTATTACTCCATGTAAATTGTAGACCCGAACTTGGAGCTTGAACTAAACTACAAAAATTGATCACTGCATGGAAATCTTGCATAGCTGCTCTTAAAGGAGATCTTCCCCCTATTTTTTCATCTGCACTTAAAACTGTGTTAAAATCCCCAATTAACATCCAAGGTAAATCCATGGAATTTATTACCATTAATTCATTCCATAATTCTCTTTTATCAACTGTAAGTGAAGCTGCATGAATTCCAAAAACTAGAACACCACCAACATTCACAGTAATCACCTGTCTAGTTATtgaaatcatctttgattcagttATAGAAGCACTCCAGAAAAGCCAAATATTTCCTTTAATACCATCTATTGAATTATGTATTACTTTTTGATTCATACCTGctagtttaagacttttgcagTCATTAGAATTCCATTTCACTTTTGGCTCCACCACCCAAACTAATGTAGGACTAAATTTTTTTACTAAACTTCTTAATTTATCTTTGGCTCTAGGTCTCCTTAAGCCTCTGATATTAAAGAAGATTGTCTTCATATAGAAGGTTGAGATTGAGAAGTAGCAGGACTCCTCACACCTTTTTTCTCTTTCACTAAATTTGTTCCAttgttttttcttgttgttataaagCTGATGTTCTTTGGTTTAACCACTTTCTTCACAACTTCTTGAGTTCCTTGCTCCTTGTCAGTACCAACCTTAATCTTTTTTATCACTGAAGTACTACTAGTGGCCATATCTAATAATTTGTTTACACTCAAGGGAGGAAACTCATCATTCTCTAAACTTTGTAATATATGAAATTTACCTGAACTTTCATGTTCTTGAGAATCGACTGCACTTGGCTTCTCTATTGGAGGGATTATAGCATCtacaatttcatcttcaattaaAAATTCTTTCtccacttcatcttcagtttttGTTTTTGGGGTATTGCAAATATCAAAACCTATAGGAGTTATAGTTTTCTCTTTAAGTTTCCATATTTTCCTCTGCACtttaggaacttcatcaacattatcaagcttcttttgttctttttgctGCACTCTGAATTCAGTAATTAAATGCCCTACCACTTTGCAATGACTGCAAAAACTAGGAATTTTAGGAATCTGTACTTCTTGCTCAAAACTTCCATATTTGGTTTTGACTAAAACTTGATTAGGAACCTTGTTAGCTAAATCTACTTCCACTAAAACACTAGCACAGTACCCAACTTCCCTTTTTAGATTTGTTTCATCTACTTTTATAGCTCTTCCAATAGCATCACCCAAGGATATTAGAATCTTTTCTTTCCAATATTCAATTGCCAATCCTGGAAAGTTCACCCATACAAAAGCTGTAGTAGTTTTCTGAGCAGCAGGATTAAAATTTGGTTCCCAAAGTCTTAGTttaaggatctgtgaatcaattttccaccaaccattccaaatatacttcatatatttttcatttgataatttgatgatgaagaaaccTTTTCCaagaggaatcaattgataatcacctGTTAATTTCCATTGTTTCCTCAAagattcttcagcagcagcaaattTCAATTTAACAAAATATAATCTACCAATTAGACTAAAATTCCATTCACCAATACTCTCATCTATTTCCTCATCAGGAATATATAGAGATGGTACTGAACTTGTAGCTCCATTATCGATTATCTTCTCAGAAAAGAAactgaagttagggtttttcaaAACTGATCCCATTTTAACCAAAAGAGATCAAACAAATCCCCCGAAATGAAACAAACAAACCTTTCCGACCAACTAATTATCCGTTACTAAGttttaaaagcaaaacaaaacctaTCATTGGATTCAGCAACGAAAATCGCCTGAATTAATTGCAAAAGAAACCAAAATCCGATGAAAAAACGAGAAAACAATCACCGAGTTCGTCGCCCGATTCGCAGAGCTCAACATAATAAAAAATACGGATTTGACATGACCCAGTACTAGCCTATTAACACGATATCGATCTTTCTTGCGTGGCCCGATACCTGCTCGACTACGTGATATCAACCTCATTTGGGGGTATTAGCCCTGGCTTTGTAGAATTGACCAACGGTTTCATTTgttgacgtggctcaataccggtgtttggacccaataccagccttgtgtacTTCAACGTGAATGTGTGTTCTGTCGTGTGTGACTACACATCTCATGCGTTTTTATACAAGCACTGACTCTCTCGTCTTttgtaggatgaacaaaaagACTCCTGTTGAAATGCCTTCTGAAGATAATGCTGGTGCCAAGTCAGGGAATTTTAACCTCTTCAAAGATAtgtcgaacatagatgatgagttgttcactgtgccttttccgaacattagaaaacatcctagtcacaagatagtcctgctctctggttcagaaaaaatggaagatgatccatcctcttcttcagcacttgtgatgaggttctgtcttcggagaaatgaatatcctcattcacctattgacttcaagatttgtcacactccgctgggctcttatgaaggatggatgagacgcatgctgagtAATAAAAAGATTAAGGCTAATTTAGTTAAGGCACAAAATCTTGATGCGGTCATGGCGTTCGCCACTCTTCAAATTAAGAaagatgttgcaggcttgatcactttcatttctcggtggcgtctttctactcatacatctatatgcagatggggaaagATGACCATTTCTCTGGAAAGTGTGGCTGCATTAATGAACCTGCATgttgttggaagctttttttaCAAACTTACTGATGCAGAACGTCGGTCTTATaatgctatacttcgaaaggAGGGATAattcgatgatctggagaaggataagaaagacacgaaatgcttttacacttggtaggtgtcggagtggtctcctgtagacccgaaacccggtcaggagttggaagacgagctcagcgtgattgcattcttgtctttgtggttatccagagacaaaTTTGACGACGGTTCTGGAAGGAAGACCATAAGAGGTGACCTCGTCATGTTTGTTATAAAGCtggcaaaaggtgaggtccttcccctaggtgccttgtttcttggatcaatgtattctcatctggacgccttagcgacggatatgcatgcttccaatgggtataagaaggtggagtcgcatatccacattgcttttcttcaggcgtttttgtgggaacatttcaaaagctatgctcctattcctgcaacttcactcagcaatttgtatggtggttcgagaatacttcgttggcagaagagacgtccAAAAACCGGTGTGAAGCTTGTGGATTTTTTTGACAACGTGtccttggtggctctctaaaagagtcacagaaatgatacctgcaagtgcacagggtctgttgtagtgagtgtgcaaggcagggtcaaaccacagagacttgggtgtgaattgaagtgatgaaacaagtgacagtgaacaagaaaattcagtggcagtgagccaaaggcagtgacagagaaacaaagtggaaaaagtaatgaagaaaatgaaaacagtgggaatggaagtgtatggagatggatgagaattctctttcacctagctagttagcctaggataaatccttgtcatgtggctagttaactacctaaaatccttagattaacccctagcattgcctatctgattaaagcataaacaatcacaggtcatttaggttcctaggtttctaactaatatggtttgttcatcccttagattattactaactcctagcattaatggtctgtttaaagcaccactaatcacaagccagtgaacccttggaatatcactaacctaagtgttttgagctcaacagggtctaacccaaatggctaaccaacatggttcaatggtcttctcaccctagtggtgaattagaacatgctgaagttaggagttttcatgtttgtcaagcattaagactcaaaacaagaacatgtgagtcaaacatgggaattacatgaacattaacgtacacaagaacatgaacataacatcagaacaaagtttagaacataataacaaaatttaacagtgaagaacatgtactgatagtattatggaattgaaattgaaattaaacatgaaattaacccatttagggggtatctcggatgacccaagaacactttaaacattctacatcagtttctatttatagcttacatcaaatccctaatttctaaaccctaaaatttggggattttcaatttctctcacccatttgcgaattcagctcgacccatgctttatcttctcttccttctACTCCTGCTGCGTTTCTAGCTTGATTTGTGTCATCAACTGCAcactctagggtt
This is a stretch of genomic DNA from Papaver somniferum cultivar HN1 chromosome 1, ASM357369v1, whole genome shotgun sequence. It encodes these proteins:
- the LOC113350171 gene encoding uncharacterized protein LOC113350171, with protein sequence MCGVGTDNLEHILWFYNFSQIIWKWLGGIFLFCNPESYEDVMNFAKNKSGAVKDIWLLVASITMMELWFLRNKICFEEEKVNLGNFKRRIKQYTKDCAMRIKIFMWECSYDYMIFKNFDLKHQPIKPQRIIEVSFFLPARNQILICCDGSSRGNPGAAGYGFICRDEMGGCIYVEATGLGIATNYIAELMAITGTAEWAIQNNKLDICINSDSKAAVSAYMPGRLPWFMQVRWKIIKELLNNIQLVHSLREVNFSADSMAKKGAGLVRGGKIIFNSKPSFIPDLESPEQIYYRFG